The genomic interval CGGTGCGGCTGGCGTTCGTCGAGTAGCAGCCGTGGACGCCGCCGAGGTGCAGCTCCCTGAGCAGCAGGGCAGCTGCGAGGGTCTGCACGTCCTCCTCCGACACGCCGGGGACCTTGAACCCGACCACCGGCTTGAGTGAGATGGCGAACAGCATCCCGGCGCCCCGCACCGACTCGACCAGGTTCGGGTATTGGGCGGCGAGGCCCTGTAACCGCGCGAGACCGTACCGACCGTGCTCGGCCGAGCGAGTGGGCAGGTCCTCCGTCACGAGGATCTCTAGCGACTTCAGCCCCACGGCCATGGCTAGCGAGCCGCCGCCGAAGGTCGTCGAGTGGCGCTTAGAGGCGAGGCCCGGCAAGAGCGCCTTGTACACGGCCTTGCGGGCGATAGTGGCGCTCACGGGCATGATCCCGCCGCCCAACGGCTTCGCGAGTGCGATGATGTCGGGCTCCAGGCCGGCAGCCACGCTGGCGAACCAGTGGCCGGTGCGGCCCAGGCCCGTCTGGACCTCGTCGGCGATGACGAGCACGTCGTGGCCCCGGGCGATCTCGCCCACCTCGCGCAGGTAGCCGTCCGGCGGCACGTTCACGCCGCCCTCGCCCTGGATGGGCTCGATGATGATGGCGCAGGCGCGGTCGCCGAGCTCGCGTAACGCTGTCGCGACGGCCTCGGCGTCGCCGAACGGCAGCGTGCGCACGGCCGGCGCGAGCGGCCGGAACGGACCCTGGTACTCCTCGTTGGGGGTGAGCGCCAAGG from Trueperaceae bacterium carries:
- a CDS encoding aminotransferase class III-fold pyridoxal phosphate-dependent enzyme, yielding MSQAATTTARLPIATRDLLTGRGDHRVLDLESRHGNGDLLKVLDILGIAGPFKVVSPWELEDETGRHLVHAGGYAAMPFGEAYPPLIDFVRDYLAENKQLGLPQQSLSEWRAALATNLVALLAGVAPSHTDSHVYFGNSGAEAVEAALKMARAARPKATTFVNFARAYHGKTHGALALTPNEEYQGPFRPLAPAVRTLPFGDAEAVATALRELGDRACAIIIEPIQGEGGVNVPPDGYLREVGEIARGHDVLVIADEVQTGLGRTGHWFASVAAGLEPDIIALAKPLGGGIMPVSATIARKAVYKALLPGLASKRHSTTFGGGSLAMAVGLKSLEILVTEDLPTRSAEHGRYGLARLQGLAAQYPNLVESVRGAGMLFAISLKPVVGFKVPGVSEEDVQTLAAALLLRELHLGGVHGCYSTNASRTARLTPPLNQPEELLVEMFDRVAAVMGKNPNPLSMLKKLPLPRMLKLARMALG